AAAACCATGATGGAGGCCGTTCTCAAAGCCCAGTCAGAGGGGCGACAGGTCATTCTGTTTCCGCAGGGGACGCGCACCCAGCCAGGAGAGCATGTCCCCCTGCAAGCTGGCGCGGCAGCCTTAGTGCGGCAGGCGGCCAGCCAAGGCCGCCCTCCAGCTGTCATGCCGGCCATTACTGATTCTGGCCTGAGCTGGCCCCGTTCCCCCTGGCGCAAACATGCTGTTCCCCTCCATGTGGTGGTGGGGACGCCTCTAGCGGTGGAGGGCCTTAAAAGCCGCGCCGTGTTGGAAGCCACCCAGGCAGCTTGGAGCAAGCTTGAAGCCAGCAGTGGCGTCAATCACAAAGCTTTGCCCAGGATTGCCCCTGACAGGCCATGATCTCCCCCAACGCAAAACCACCCAACAAGGGTGAGCAACCCCCCAAGCGCACCCAGAAATCAGGAAGCAGGCGGCTGCTTGGGCTGGGTCTGTTGTTGGCAGGGTTATTGTCCCTGGACAGCGCCGCTTGTCGCATTGCGCGTTCGATGCTTGAAAATCCAGCCTTAGAAACCATCAAGCCTGATTGCACCAGCCAAAGCATTGGCGGTTGGCCTTGGGGGGCAGGAGTGACCTGGACTGCCCCCCATTGGAGTTTGCCCACACGCCACCATGAATTGGTGACTGAAGTGCGCGCTGCCCATGCTACACTGGGCGGTGATTGGGCGCAGTGGCTTTGGGGAGCTTGGGTTGGTGGCACGCCCCCCTTAAGTTTGCCAGGTGACAGCTTGGTGACGGTGGAAGCGCCCCGACCCCACCAGCCTGATTCTGGCAGCGGTCAGCCGGCCCCTTCCATCCAGGCTCAACGGGCCCGCCAAAGTATGCGCCTTTCTGACATTGCCCTGATTGTCCGCGCCCAGGACCTCATGCTGGCTGCACGTGCCCCTAGCAGTGCGTTCACACAGTCAAGCGCGCACGGGGCTGTTGACGCCACCTTGATGGTGTCAGCGCCTGCACTAACCATCATTGTGCCAGGCATGATGCTGGACAGCAGCGCGGCCAAAGCACCTGAAGGCGGCAGCCCAACCATGCCCCTGACGCTGCGCCTCCTCAACGTGAGTGGGCAGTTGGTGCCACACCACCGGCCTGATGGTGGTTTGGACATCATCCTGAACATGCAGGCAGACAAAGTCAGGCTGATGGGGCAAAGCCTGCCCGCCATGGTGCAGCCTTTCAAGCACCTGCGTTTGCAAGCGCGGCTTTGGGTGGCTGGGGCGCATGGGGCCCCCTACCCAAGCCCCCTGGCTGGTCAGCAATGGCATGCCTTGGTGCAGTGCCTGTCCTTCCAGATTCCAGCCCCACCAGCCAGCCATCAAAGCCTGGCGCGGCGCCTTGTGGGGAAAACTGTCATCACCATAGGGGGGGAACTGGGCTGGAGTATGCCAGATCCAGACAATCCCCAGAAACACACAGGTTGGACAGGGCGGCTGGGGCTGAACCTCAGCCATTGGTGGCCATGGGCTAATTGGCTTCTTGAAAACGATTCAGCAGGGTTGCCTGAGAGTGTGAAGGTGTTCCTGCGCCATGTGCTTGACATGGCGGCCAAGGACATCCGCGGTCACGACATGCCCCCTTTGACGTTCAGCATCAATATGGATGGGCCTTTGCTCAACAGCCTGCACCTTCCTGATCCACGCTCCTTCATGGGTTTGGGTGGAGAGGCGCACTCTAATGCGGCAACCAGTCAGGCAGCGCAATGGCTGGCACCACTCCTGCAACGTAGCACTACGCCTTGAAGGCAATGAAGCGCAGGCAAGGCATTTCCATGGGTAGCCTGGAAAGTTTGTGTGACTTACATTGAGCGCCCCGCCTCATCCTGGTGGCAGGCTTTACAGGATGGATTTGATCATGCCTCCACATTCTCTGCCAACAAGCTGCCCCATGGCATGAATCCAGACCATTCTCACCTTCAATAGGGTTGGGGGCACCCTCCATGAAACGTCCTTCTAGCTTCACTGCGAACCCATCCAGACCCCTTCATCAGCTGGCTCGCGAACAGCAACACCATTTCAGCCACTTGAAGCAATCACGCCATGCTGTGCTGTTTGCCACACCAGACAGCCTGTTCCCTCAGGAATGCGCCTCCTGCGATTATATTGCCCCAGCTGCCATGCTCCTGCAGGCTATCATGGTTTCAACGGCATCCATCATCATGTTGGCCGCTCCCAAGCCTGTCTGCCAAATGGCAAAACTGATTGCCCACGCCAGGGGCAAAGGACAGCGCATCATCTCCCTACCCCATGGGCGCGATTGCAATCCTGGCAGCCACCCCAGCCACCTGCAGGCCGGCGCCTTGCTCACCAGTAGACCCAACTTGCCATTGCTGGCCCATTTTGACAGTTCTCTGCAGGCCCACAGCCTGGCGCACGCCTGTTGTTCTGGCTTTAGCGGCGCCTTGGCGGCCGCCACACTGGCCCATGAACAGGGGGTGAATGACATCAATTTCCTGGGCGATAGCTTCCTGGCCCACCACATTCAAACCACCACAGGCCTGAAAGTGCACAGGGCGCCCACCGTCAGCCACCCCATGCCCTTTACGCCATGGGAAATCAGGCAATGCCGGGAGGCGCACCCCGGTATAATGGTGGTTGCCCATCACACCGCCACGCCAGAAATTCAGAAAGAGGCCGATGTGGTGGGCAACACCAGCTCCTTGATGGATTGGTTTGCCACCAACAAACTGCCACGCATTTTTCTGGCCATGAACTTTTCCATGACGTTGGGTTTGCCAGCCTTGTTCCCTCACCTGCATTTCGTGCGCGCCCTGCAAAGCTGCCGCTTGCAGAATCCACAGGCTCTACCTGATTTCATTGCAGCCCTTGAAGGCACCGCTCCCGCCCTGTGCGCTAAACAGGATGACCTGCCCATGCTGAAGGCCTGCCTGGAGCCTGTCAGACGTTATATGGCCTTTGAGCAACAGGCAGCCACTGGTCGTGACCGCGGTGTGGCCTTCAGGAAATGTCCTTGACATGGCGAAGCTGGGTGAAGGTGGCTTCATCTGGGGCGCTCAAAAAGGGGTTGGTGGCCTTTTCCACCCCAAGTGCCACAGGCACACTGGGTTGGCCCACAGCACGCAAAGCCTTGACCTGGTCCACCCGTTTAACAACAGCCCTGCTATCCAGATTGGCTGTTAACCCTGGATGGGAAGCCATCTGACGCTGCACGAACGCCAAGTTGGCTGCGGTGTATTCATGGGCTGGGCACAGCAACACATCGTCTGGCAGGGCTTTTAACCGTTTTATGCTGTGGAACAAGCGCGCAGGCGTGCCTTCAAACACGCGCCCACACCCACCGCTGAACAGCGTGTCCCCACTGATGAGGGCAGGCGCTGCCTTCATTGCCGCTGGCCAACGCACGAGGTAACAAAGATGCTGGTTCAAGTGGCCAGGCGTGCTGATGGCCTCCACCGTCATGCCAGCCAGGGAAAGTTTCTGGCCATCCTCCAGAACATGGCAAAGGGGTGCTTGGCCTTGAGCCTTGGCACCTTTAACTTCAAGAAGGCCTAGCGCATCTTCTGGGCCGTAAAGGGGCACATGAGCTTGGTCAGCCACCTGCAGGGCACCCCCCATGTGGTCGCCATGACGGTGCGTAATGAACAGGCCCACCAAATGCCACTTTGGGTGCTGGCGCATCACACTATCCACGGGCGCCCCCTCGCCTGGGTCAAACAACACCAACTCAGCCTGCCCATCAGGCTGGACGGTGCCAGCCAGCCAAGCGTAGTTGTCATTCAAAAGGGGGATTGGCTGCAAGAATGGTTTCAGGCCCATGATGTGCTTGTCCTCGTCAGTTTCCACAGGCGGGGCTTAGCGGAAAGAGCTAACTTACTCCCATGCTGTTTGCGTGCCCCCGCAGGATAGGTGGCCTGTGAGACCATATGCGCCCTTTGCGCCCCCCCTTATGACTTGACCCGTTGGGCCTGAACAGTCAACGTGGCCCCATGTCACTTCTACAGTCCCTGAAAATGGTCAGCGCCCCCCCTCACCCAGAGGGTTGGCGCTTTGTTCTCCCTGGTGCCGGCCTGTGGGCGCTTACACGTTTCAGCGGCAACCGCGCTGTGCGCCTGGCTGGTGATGGCGCTTTGGCTTTCGCTGGTTTTGCGGCCTATTTCTTCCGCAACCCTGAACGCGTCACGCCTGATGTGGCCTTGACGGATAAAGCTGTGGTTTCAGCGGCGGATGGGCACGTCACCTCAGTGGAGGAAGTGGTGCCACCCCCTGAACTCAATCTGGGCCAGGCGCCACGCTGGCGTGTGGCCACGTTCCTTTCCGTGATGGACGTCCACATCAACCGCGCCCCTGTTTCAGGCGAGGTGGTGACGGTGGCCTACACCAAGGGCAAGTTCCTCAATGCCAGCCTCGACAAGGCTTCAGAGCACAATGAGCGCAATGGCATCACGCTGCGCATGGAAGATGGGCGCGAAGTCGGGGTGGTGCAGATCGCTGGGCTGGTTGCACGCCGCATCGTTTGTGAGGTCCAGCCTGGGCAGTGGTTGCGGGCGGGGCAGATTTTTGGCCTCATCCGTTTTGGCTCACGGACAGATGTCTATCTGCCACTGGGCGTGAAGCCCATTGTGGAAGTGGGGCAAACCATGATCGGTGGCGAAACCATCATCGCCACTCTCTGACCGTGATTCATGCGCAACCATCAGCCGTCACACAGCATCACAAGGCTTGAACGTGGTTTCTTCTAATCAGCCTGTGGTGCCCTCCTCCACAGAAAGCGACACGCCCAAGGCGGCAACGGCACACCCTAAACGCAGGCACAGGCGGCGCAACCGCAGCCTTTCATTCAACCGCATGGTGCCCAACCTGGTGACCCTCATTGGGTTGTGCGGGGGGCTGGCTTCCATGCGGTTTGGGCTGCGAGGGCAATTTGGCTATGGCTGTGGCGCCTTGGTGTTCGCCGCCTGCATGGATGGCCTCGATGGGCGCCTGGCGCGACTGCTTAAGGGAACAAGTCGTTTCGGGGCAGAGTTCGATAGCCTCTCCGATTTCATGTGTTTTGGCATCGCTCCTTCTTTCCTGCTCACCTTGTGGTCATTGCCGGCCACCATGCATTTCTCGCTGGTGCCCTGCATGATGTTCAGCGTGTGCATGGCCTTGCGCCTGGCACGTTTCAATGCTGCCCTTGATGATGACGAGCAGCCCAAATACGCGGCCCATTTCTTCCAAGGCGTGCCAGCGCCAGCCGGTGCCGGCCTGGCCTTGTTCCCCATATTCGTGGGGCTGGAGGCGCAGGCCAACCACATGGCCGGACTGCTGCGTTTTGCCAAATCGCCTTATTTGGCGGTTTTTTGCTTAATGGCCACGGCAGCGCTCCTGGTCTCCACATTACCGGTGTGGTCATTCAAGAATTTCCGCCTGCCTGCCAAGGCCGTCCTGCCCATGATGGTGGGAACGGGCCTTTACATCGCTTTGCTGGTGACGGAGCCTTGGGGTGCGTTGGCTGCAGCAGGGGTCATCTACATGGCCATGCTGCCCTTTTCCCGTGCTTCCTATTGGCGCCTGCGGCGCGCGGCTGAAAGCGCCCACAGCGTGCCTAACCCAGATCCCCTGGCTGACAAAGCGCCCTGAAGCCTTCATTTCAGCCCGCCCTAGGTCAGGGTGCTGGGGGGCGGCTGGCGCTTTTGACCCAGCGCCCTTTTTCCTGGCTCCAGAAATTCATGGCGCATCCCAGCGCCCTGTCCGCTTTCCAGCGCGTGCGCGCCTGGGCAACGTTGCTTTCAGCTTCATCAAACAGGTCAAAAACCCTGGCGAAGCTGGGCCCCTCCACAGCTGTACCAAAACCAGCCCCATTGATGCGGAACAGGTAGCGCGCCCCATTAGGCACATCCTGACTGGCTGTCAGCCATATGGGTTGGAGATCAGGGTCGGACTTCATGCCGTGCGGCAGCCACAAGGGGTTGGGCAGGCGCCAAAGCGCCTTGTCCAGGGCGCGCACGCTTTCCTGGTCAGGGCAGCGCACCACGGCCCTTTCACCCTGTTCCAGCGTCCGGCCCAGCAAGCTGCCCAGCGCTTCAGCCAAAGGCTGGGACAGGCGGTAGTAATCCACTTGCCCCGGCACGACCCCATGGGGTGCTTTAGGTTGATTGGCCTCTGTGCTCAAGCTTGCTGGCCGCCCTTCAGGTCCAGCTTGTCCAGTCCAGACACGAAACGGTCCAACAGACGCACGCCAAAACCTGTGGCGCCTTTGGGGCCAATAGGGGTGGGTTTACCCACCCAGGCCACGCCAGCAATGTCCAGGTGCGCCCAGGGGGTGTTACCTACAAACTTGCGCAGGAACTCAGCTGCCAGGCAGGAGGAGCCAGCGCGCGTTCCAATGTTTTTCATATCGGCGATGGGTGATTCAAGGTCGCGCGCGTAACCAGCGCCCAGAGGCATCGGCCAGAGCTTTTCCTCCACAGCAGCACCTGCACCAGCCAGCCCGTCAGACAAGGCCTGGCTTGTGGAGAACAGACCAGCGTAATCCGTGCCCAAGGCCACGACAATGGCGCCTGTCAACGTGGCCAGGTCCACCATCAGGCGTGGTTGGAACGTCTTGTGGCTGTAAGCCAGCAGATCCGCCAGGACAAGACGGCCTTCAGCGTCTGTGTTCAGTACTTCAATGGTCTGGCCATCACAGGCTTTCACGATGTCGCCAGGGCGCTGGGCCTCACCACCTGGCATGTTCTCCACAAGCCCCACGATGCCAATGGCGTTCACAGGCGCCTTGCGGCGCGCCAAAGCGGCCAGGGTGCCAATCACAGCGGCAGAGCCGCCCATATCGGCTTTCATCTCGTCCATGCCAGCAGAAGGCTTGATGGAGATGCCGCCTGAATCAAAAGTGACCCCCTTGCCCACGAACACCACGGGGGCTTCATCGACAGCGGCAGCGCCATTCCAACGCACAATCACGGTCCATGGCTTGTTGACGCTGCCCTGCGCCACACCAAGCAGGGCGCCGAAGCCCAGCTCAGCCATTTTCTCAACATCAAGCAGTTCAACATCAAGGCCCAGCGTTTCCAGTGCTTTGATGCGGCCTGCATAAACAGCGGGGGTGAGGACATTGGAAGGCTCGCTGACGAAATCGCGCGCAAGGCATGTGCCAAGGGCGGCCGCTTCCCGCGCAGACCAGCTTTTCTCCACATCCCCAAGGGCTGCCTGGTCTGCCAGGGCTACCGTCAGCTTATGGAGGCGGTTTTTCTCAACCTTGGCTTGTTGGGCGCCGGTTTTGTAACGGTCAAAGCGCCAGGAAGCTAAAAAGGCTCCTTCTGCTGCCTCTGCCGCCAAACTGCTGAGGGAGGCCGGCACCAGAAGCGTGGCCTGTATAGCAGGCTTACCATCGTCCGTTGCAGGGCGCGCCACCCCAGCCAAGGCGCGCGCAGCTGCAGCCCCAGCCTGCGTCATGGCTTGGGGGGCCGTCAAGCCAGAGGCAGCCTTGGGGGCTGCGCCCACCAACACCACTGTGGCCAGCCCTTCGGCAGGGGCCAGCAAGCGCACGCACGTTCCCTGCCAGCCGCCAAAACCTTCAAGTATCGCTGCGCGCGACAAGGCGCCTTGGCAGCGCTGGTCAAGTTGCTTGAACAAAGGTTCAGCGCTGAAACCATCGCCAGCGCACAAGAGGGCCACAGCGCCATCAGGGCTTTGTCCCTTGTCCAACGGAGCGATGGTCAGCTTAAGCGCTGGCTCCTTGAGTTCCACAGTGGGGGCGTTGGGGGTGTAGGGTGTTGAGGGCATAAAGGCGTCATTCCTTGCTTGCATAAGGTTTTCGGTGTTGCAGTCAGGGGCTGGCAAGCGCTGTTCCTGCCCAAGACTTTGCTTTGCCAGCACAGTGGCGCTGGGAATGAGGCCAGCATAGCACCACTGCTGGCCTGATGCCCATGGCGGGGCCAGGCCACAAGCCTGCCCACCCAACTCCCCTAAGGCGCCCACAGCTATCTTTTAGGCCTGGTTAGGTTTATGATGGTGCCAAATCCCACCATGACGCCAGCCCAGGGATGCAATGACCCGCACAGCAGAACCCTCTTCGCCAGAGCAGCTCAAGGCGCTTTTTAGGGCCGCCCTTCAAACGGGCCACATGCCAGAGGACGTGGCTTTGCTTGCCATGGCCACCAGCGTTGCCAGAGGGGCCGCTGAGGTCATCCGCACCATCAGGGCCAGGGGCTTCACCACCACCATCAAGGCTGACACCTCTCCCGTCACGGAGGCCGACAACGCTTCTGAGCGTTACATCCTGCAGAAACTGCGCGCTTACCGGCCTGACATCGCCGCCATCGCTGAAGAGGAAAGCGCAGCTGGGGTCCACATGGAAACAGGCCAGCGCTATTGGTTGGTCGACCCGCTGGACGGCACACGTGGCTTCACGGAAGGGCGGGACCATTTCGCCGTCAACATCGGTCTGGTTGAAGGTGACCAGGCCCTCCTTGGTGCTGTGGTGCTGCCAGCAAGTGGGGAAGTTTACGCTGGCGGCAAAGGCCTGGGGGCCTGGAAAATCCATGAGCGCACCCTCCCCTTCGACCAGACCGGCGCTGGCACAGTGCAGGAGGGTTTAAGGTTACTGGCCAGCGCCACTCCCATCGTGGCGCGCACCACACCCCCTGACGGCGTGCGCATGCTGGCTTCACGGTACAGGCGCACTTCTGGCTTCACGGATCCCCAGATGCTGCGTTGGCTCCAAGGGCGGCATGTCCATTCCGTCAAGCGCATGGGTTCTGCGGAGAAAATGGTGCGCGTTGCTGAAGGCAGCGCTGATTTCTTCCCGCGCCTGGGCCCCACCATGGAATGGGACACAGCAGCGCCCCAAGCCATTGTGGAGGCAGCGGGCGGCCAATTGGTTGACCGCTCAGGAGAGCCACTGCGCTACGGCAAAGCCGGGCGCTTGAACCATCATTTCTGCTGTATGGGCAAGGGATGGTGAGCCTTGACCAGGCTAGCGGCACTATGTCGCAGCAGACCAGGCTTCTCCAAACCGACAACGCCTCCCTGCACGTGGCTGCAGCCCTTTTGCAAGCGGGGCAGCTTGTGGCCATCCCCACTGAAACCGTTTACGGCCTTGGGGCAGATGCCACATCTGACCAAGCGTGCGCTGGGATCTACACCGCCAAAGGGCGCCCTTCTCACAATCCGCTCATCAGCCACTTTCCCCATGCTACGGCTGCGCTGGCAGAAGCCAGGGACCATTTTCCCCTGCGCCGCCTAGCTGAACAACTGGCCAGGCAGTTCTGGCCAGGGCCACTGACCATGGTGGTGCCACGCCACCCCCAGTCAAATATTTGCCAACGCGCCTCAGCTGGGTTGCCCACCATTGCCGTGCGTGTGCCAGCTCCCCCCGCCACGCGCCAACTGCTGGCTTTGGTCGGCAGGCCCATCGCGGCGCCATCAGCCAACCGGTCCGGGCGCATCAGTCCCCTTTGCGCCCAGGATGTGCAAGCTGAACTGCAAGGGCGCCTTGCGGCCATTGTGGATGGCGGGCCAGCCCCTGTGGGGGTGGAAAGCACCATCATCGACCTGTCAGGCGACCACCCCCTTTTATTGCGCCCAGGCTTCATCACCCCTGCTGACTTGGAGGAAGCCTGCGCGACTTATGGTGGATTGGCACACCCTGCCCCAGCAGCTAGCGCAAGCGATAAAGGCACCCTGACAGCGCCAGGCCAGCTTACGTCACATTACGCCCCCACCTTGCCTGTGGTTTTGGGGGGGCAGGTCAACCTTCAAGGCACGTTGGAGGCATTACTGCTTTTTGGCCCTGATGAGCCTGATGGCCTTGGCGTTCACGCTGGCCTGCAAGGGGTTGACCAACAGGGGAGGCCCTGGTGGAACCTCTCCCCCAAGGCTGACCGCGCCCAGGCCTGCTCCAGGCTTTATGCCGGGCTGCGCTGGCTGGATGTTGAAGGGCGCCGCTTAGGGTGTGGCCTCATGCGTGCCCCTGCCCTCAATGTGCTTGACCCTGATAAAACC
The sequence above is drawn from the Formicincola oecophyllae genome and encodes:
- the nadA gene encoding quinolinate synthase NadA; the protein is MKQSRHAVLFATPDSLFPQECASCDYIAPAAMLLQAIMVSTASIIMLAAPKPVCQMAKLIAHARGKGQRIISLPHGRDCNPGSHPSHLQAGALLTSRPNLPLLAHFDSSLQAHSLAHACCSGFSGALAAATLAHEQGVNDINFLGDSFLAHHIQTTTGLKVHRAPTVSHPMPFTPWEIRQCREAHPGIMVVAHHTATPEIQKEADVVGNTSSLMDWFATNKLPRIFLAMNFSMTLGLPALFPHLHFVRALQSCRLQNPQALPDFIAALEGTAPALCAKQDDLPMLKACLEPVRRYMAFEQQAATGRDRGVAFRKCP
- a CDS encoding MBL fold metallo-hydrolase; the protein is MGLKPFLQPIPLLNDNYAWLAGTVQPDGQAELVLFDPGEGAPVDSVMRQHPKWHLVGLFITHRHGDHMGGALQVADQAHVPLYGPEDALGLLEVKGAKAQGQAPLCHVLEDGQKLSLAGMTVEAISTPGHLNQHLCYLVRWPAAMKAAPALISGDTLFSGGCGRVFEGTPARLFHSIKRLKALPDDVLLCPAHEYTAANLAFVQRQMASHPGLTANLDSRAVVKRVDQVKALRAVGQPSVPVALGVEKATNPFLSAPDEATFTQLRHVKDIS
- a CDS encoding phosphatidylserine decarboxylase yields the protein MNSQRGPMSLLQSLKMVSAPPHPEGWRFVLPGAGLWALTRFSGNRAVRLAGDGALAFAGFAAYFFRNPERVTPDVALTDKAVVSAADGHVTSVEEVVPPPELNLGQAPRWRVATFLSVMDVHINRAPVSGEVVTVAYTKGKFLNASLDKASEHNERNGITLRMEDGREVGVVQIAGLVARRIVCEVQPGQWLRAGQIFGLIRFGSRTDVYLPLGVKPIVEVGQTMIGGETIIATL
- a CDS encoding CDP-alcohol phosphatidyltransferase family protein, which encodes MVSSNQPVVPSSTESDTPKAATAHPKRRHRRRNRSLSFNRMVPNLVTLIGLCGGLASMRFGLRGQFGYGCGALVFAACMDGLDGRLARLLKGTSRFGAEFDSLSDFMCFGIAPSFLLTLWSLPATMHFSLVPCMMFSVCMALRLARFNAALDDDEQPKYAAHFFQGVPAPAGAGLALFPIFVGLEAQANHMAGLLRFAKSPYLAVFCLMATAALLVSTLPVWSFKNFRLPAKAVLPMMVGTGLYIALLVTEPWGALAAAGVIYMAMLPFSRASYWRLRRAAESAHSVPNPDPLADKAP
- a CDS encoding DNA polymerase III subunit chi, encoding MSTEANQPKAPHGVVPGQVDYYRLSQPLAEALGSLLGRTLEQGERAVVRCPDQESVRALDKALWRLPNPLWLPHGMKSDPDLQPIWLTASQDVPNGARYLFRINGAGFGTAVEGPSFARVFDLFDEAESNVAQARTRWKADRALGCAMNFWSQEKGRWVKSASRPPAP
- a CDS encoding leucyl aminopeptidase, encoding MPSTPYTPNAPTVELKEPALKLTIAPLDKGQSPDGAVALLCAGDGFSAEPLFKQLDQRCQGALSRAAILEGFGGWQGTCVRLLAPAEGLATVVLVGAAPKAASGLTAPQAMTQAGAAAARALAGVARPATDDGKPAIQATLLVPASLSSLAAEAAEGAFLASWRFDRYKTGAQQAKVEKNRLHKLTVALADQAALGDVEKSWSAREAAALGTCLARDFVSEPSNVLTPAVYAGRIKALETLGLDVELLDVEKMAELGFGALLGVAQGSVNKPWTVIVRWNGAAAVDEAPVVFVGKGVTFDSGGISIKPSAGMDEMKADMGGSAAVIGTLAALARRKAPVNAIGIVGLVENMPGGEAQRPGDIVKACDGQTIEVLNTDAEGRLVLADLLAYSHKTFQPRLMVDLATLTGAIVVALGTDYAGLFSTSQALSDGLAGAGAAVEEKLWPMPLGAGYARDLESPIADMKNIGTRAGSSCLAAEFLRKFVGNTPWAHLDIAGVAWVGKPTPIGPKGATGFGVRLLDRFVSGLDKLDLKGGQQA
- a CDS encoding 3'(2'),5'-bisphosphate nucleotidase CysQ family protein codes for the protein MPEDVALLAMATSVARGAAEVIRTIRARGFTTTIKADTSPVTEADNASERYILQKLRAYRPDIAAIAEEESAAGVHMETGQRYWLVDPLDGTRGFTEGRDHFAVNIGLVEGDQALLGAVVLPASGEVYAGGKGLGAWKIHERTLPFDQTGAGTVQEGLRLLASATPIVARTTPPDGVRMLASRYRRTSGFTDPQMLRWLQGRHVHSVKRMGSAEKMVRVAEGSADFFPRLGPTMEWDTAAPQAIVEAAGGQLVDRSGEPLRYGKAGRLNHHFCCMGKGW
- a CDS encoding L-threonylcarbamoyladenylate synthase, whose translation is MVSLDQASGTMSQQTRLLQTDNASLHVAAALLQAGQLVAIPTETVYGLGADATSDQACAGIYTAKGRPSHNPLISHFPHATAALAEARDHFPLRRLAEQLARQFWPGPLTMVVPRHPQSNICQRASAGLPTIAVRVPAPPATRQLLALVGRPIAAPSANRSGRISPLCAQDVQAELQGRLAAIVDGGPAPVGVESTIIDLSGDHPLLLRPGFITPADLEEACATYGGLAHPAPAASASDKGTLTAPGQLTSHYAPTLPVVLGGQVNLQGTLEALLLFGPDEPDGLGVHAGLQGVDQQGRPWWNLSPKADRAQACSRLYAGLRWLDVEGRRLGCGLMRAPALNVLDPDKTGLGLVLADRLRRAAAPRGTTPTSR